Proteins from one Telopea speciosissima isolate NSW1024214 ecotype Mountain lineage chromosome 1, Tspe_v1, whole genome shotgun sequence genomic window:
- the LOC122638342 gene encoding 7-deoxyloganetin glucosyltransferase-like, with protein sequence MGSIGVLEEKKPHVVCMPFPVQGHINPMLKVAKLLHHRGFHISFVNTEFNHKRLLKSRGPDSLKGLPDFQFHTIPDGLPPPDIDIDATQSIPALCHSTSTTCLISFRNLLSKLNSSTPDIPPVTCIVSDGVMSFTLQAAEEIGVPEVLFWTTSACGFLAYMHYPHLMERGLTPLKDVSYLSNGFLDTPLDWIPGMNGIRLRDIPTFVRTTNPDDFILGFIKGEVRRSYKASAIILNTFDVLEKDVVDSLSKMLPCVYTIGPLPLMLDQIKDESLMKSIGSNLWKEEPGCLEWLDSKEPSSVVYVNFGSITVMTPQQLVEFAWGLANSEHTFLWVIRPDLVAGDSAVLSSEFLSQTKERGMLANWCPQEKVLSHPAIGGFLTHSGWNSTLESICCGVPIVCWPFFAEQQTNCRYSCTHWGIGAEIDNNVKRDDVERLVRELMEGEKGKEMKTKAMVWKKKAEEATGPVGSSLLNFDNMVNKILLSTRN encoded by the exons atgggttcCATTGGAGTACTGGAAGAGAAGAAGCCTCATGTGGTTTGCATGCCATTCCCAGTACAGGGCCACATAAACCCCATGCTCAAGGTGGCAAAGCTTCTTCACCACAGAGGTTTCCACATCTCCTTCGTCAATACAGAATTCAATCACAAACGTCTACTCAAATCAAGAGGCCCTGATTCTCTCAAGGGCTTACCTGACTTCCAATTCCATACTATCCCGGACGGTCTCCCACCAcctgatattgatattgatgcCACCCAATCCATCCCGGCCCTCTGCCACTCTACCAGCACCACTTGCTTAATTTCTTTCCGAAACCTTCTCTCCAAACTCAACTCCTCCACACCCGACATCCCTCCCGTCACTTGCATAGTCTCTGATGGTGTCATGAGCTTCACTCTTCAAGCTGCTGAGGAAATTGGTGTCCCTGAAGTACTGTTCTGGACCACCAGCGCCTGCGGCTTCTTGGCTTACATGCACTATCCCCATCTCATGGAAAGAGGCCTTACACCTCTCAAAG ATGTGAGCTACCTATCGAATGGATTCTTGGACACTCCTTTGGATTGGATCCCAGGAATGAATGGTATCCGTCTCAGGGATATTCCAACTTTTGTTCGAACTACCAATCCTGATGATTTCATTCTCGGCTTTATCAAGGGAGAAGTGAGGAGATCTTACAAAGCTTCGGCAATAATTTTAAATACCTTTGATGTCCTTGAGAAAGATGTCGTGGATTCGCTATCGAAGATGTTGCCTTGCGTTTACACCATCGGCCCTCTCCCCCTGATGTTGGATCAGATTAAAGATGAGAGTTTGATGAAGTCTATTGGGTCAAATCTATGGAAAGAAGAACCTGGGTGTCTTGAATGGCTTGATTCCAAAGAACCCAGTTCAGTGGTTTATGTGAACTTTGGGAGCATCACTGTAATGACTCCTCAGCAACTCGTTGAGTTCGCATGGGGGCTAGCCAATAGCGAGCACACCTTCTTGTGGGTCATAAGGCCCGATCTTGTGGCGGGTGACTCGGCTGTTCTGTCATCTGAGTTCTTGAGTCAAACCAAAGAGAGAGGAATGTTGGCAAATTGGTGCCCACAGGAGAAAGTGCTGAGCCACCCAGCCATAGGTGGTTTCTTAACCCACAGTGGGTGGAACTCCACTCTCGAAAGcatttgttgtggtgtgcctatTGTTTGTTGGCCATTCTTTGCAGAGCAGCAAACAAACTGCAGATACTCCTGCACTCATTGGGGGATCGGTGCAGAGATTGACAATAATGTTAAGAGAGATGATGTCGAGAGGCTGGTGAGAGAGTTGATGGAGGGAGAAAAGGGTAAAGAGATGAAGACTAAGGCCATGGTGTGGAAGAAGAAAGCAGAGGAGGCCACCGGTCCTGTTGGCTcttctctcctcaattttgacAATATGGTCAACAAAATACTCCTTTCCACTCGAAATTAA